The window CGCGCGATATAGGCTTAGGTAATCGCACAAATACCATTATGCAGTCAGCTTTCTTTAAGCTTACTAATATCATTCCTTTCGAACAAGCTCAAAAGCATATGAAAGAACTTGCTTATAAGACTTATGGCAAAAAAGGCGATGCTATCGTTGAGATGAACTATAAAGCTATTGATGTAGGTGCTGATGGTCTTGTAAAAGTAAATGTCGATCCAGCTTGGGCGAATTTACAAGATGAGAGCAAAGAGCTTGTGCATGCGTATAAAGGCACAGAATTTGTTGAAAAAATCGCTCGTCCTATGGAAAGAGCAAGGGGAAATGATCTGCCTGTTTCAGCCTTTTTAGGTTATGAAGACGCGCACTTTGAAAGTGGGACAACTGAATTTGAAAAACGTGGTGTAGGTGTTATGGTGCCTCGTTGGATAGAAAAAAACTGCATTCAGTGTAATCAATGTGCTTCAGTTTGTCCTCATGCGGTTATTCGTCCATTTTTGATTAATGATAATGAGCTTTCTTTAGCTCCACAAGGCGTTAAAGATCATCATCTTGAAGCTAAAGGGACAAAGGGCGAGAAATTGCAGTTTAAAATTCAAGTCTCTCCACTTGACTGCACCGGTTGTGAGCTTTGCGTGCATGAATGTCCTTCTAAAGAAAAGTCTTTAGTTATGGTGCCTTTAGAAGAAGAGATTGACTTTGGCGAGCAAGAAAATGCGGATTATTTATTCAAACAAATCACTTACAAAGATGAAGTTATGGCAAAAGAAAATGTCAAAGGCGCACAATTTTCTCAGCCTTTATTTGAATTCCACGGAGCTTGCCCAGGGTGTGGAGAAACGCCTTATATCACTCTTGTAACAAGGCTTTTTGGCGAGAGAATGATTATTGCCAATGCTACAGGTTGTAGCTCGATTTATGGCGGTTCAGCTCCTTCAACTCCTTATAGAAAAAGTGTAAAAAATGGACATGGACCGGCTTGGGGAAATTCGCTTTTTGAAGATAATGCTGAATTTGGCTTTGGTATGAAAGTGGCTACTGAAGCTGTTCGCCACCGCATAGAAACGATTATGAATGACAATATGTCAAGTGTGCCAAATGCACTTTCAGCTTTATTTAAAGAGTGGATTGCCAACAAAGACAGCAGTGCAAAAACCCTAGAAATTCGCGATAAGCTCGTGCCTATCTTAGAACAAAATAAAGACAACAAAGTTGCTGCTGAAATTTTAGATATTAAACACTTCTTAACCAAAAAATCACACTGGATTTTTGGTGGCGATGGTTGGGCGTATGATATAGGCTATGGTGGGCTTGATCATGTTTTAGCAAGTGGAGAAAATGTCAATGTTTTAGTGCTTGATACTGAAGTGTATTCAAATACAGGCGGACAAAGTTCTAAATCAACGCATACCGGAGCTGTAGCTCAATTTGCTGCTGCTGGAAAACCAGTGCAGAAAAAAGACTTAGGGCAAATTGCTATGACTTATGGTTATATTTTTGTCGCTCAGGTTAATTCAAACGCTAATTATAACCACCTCATTAGAGCCTTAATGGCGGCTGAAGCGTATGATGGTCCTTCTTTGGTGATTTGTTATTCACCTTGTATAGCTCATGGTATTAAAGGTGGGCTAGGAAATTCAGGCGATCAAGGCGAACTTGCTACAAAATGTGGATATTGGCCTTTATATACCTTTGATCCTCGCTTGCAAGATGAGGGTAAAAATCCACTTAAGCTTGAGGGCAAGGCTCCGGATTGGGATCTTTATGAAAGCTTCTTGCTTAATGAAGTGCGTTATAACTCACTTAAAAAGTCAAGTCCAGAGCATGCAGCCGAACTATATGCAAAAAATAAAGCTGATGCACAAAGAAGATATCGCCAGCTTAAACGTTTTGCAGCGGCTGACTTTAGTGATGAGTTAGGACAAAATCACGGCAAGGATTAGACTTGAAAAAATGGATTTTTTGCTTTGGTATAGCTTTTTTAACTTCTATTCAAGCTATGCCTTTGCAAAAATCCATTGACATCATGCAATTTAAAAATCCTTTTTATGATGAAGATATAAAGATTGATACAAATTTAAAACTTCAAGCAATTTTTAATCAAAAAGCCAAAATAAATGGAATTTGGTATCAAGTAAATGAAGCATTAGATAATGCTCGCTTGCTTGAAATTTCAAATGACTCTGTGCTTTTGCAAAGAGATCAAGAGCTTTTTTATCTTAAGTTAAAAAGGATAAACCATAAAGTTTTTATTGATTAGCTGCTTTTTGCTTGTAATGTTGCAAAGCCACTTAAATGCGTGCTCTAAACGCCTTTTTGACTTAAGTGTGCTTGAAGAAGTAAGCACTGAAGAAATTTTAGAAGAACTTGCTTTAGAATGCTCTTTTAGCATTATTTTTGCTGATGAAAGCGCAAGAGACAAGATCAATCTTTTGCAAAAAAATATCTATATCAAGCAAATGAGCTTAGATGAGATTTTTCATACTCTTATTAAAGAGCAGAATTTGCATTTTGATTTTAATGGCAAAATTCTTAAAATTTCAAGCTTTAAAACCCAAACCTTTAAACTCAGTTATATCACTTCTATCCGTGAGGGACAAAGCGTAACTAAAGCTTCTGTTGATTCGCGTTCAAAGCAAAATGATTTTGGTGGTATTGAAGCAAATACTGAAGATAATGTTGTAAAAAGCTTAGAACGTTTTGATTTTTGGCAAGATATAGAGGTCCAACTTGCAAATTTACTTGAACTTGAAAAAGAAAATAAAGCCATCATCATCAACGCAAACACCGGACTTATAACCATTACAGGCACACCAAGCCAGCTTTTAAGAGCTAAACAATACATCGATACACTTAGAGCCAGACTTAAAAAGCAAGTCATCATTGATGTTTCAATCATCGCAGTAAGCCTTAATGAAACGCATTCAAGTGGGATTAATTGGCAAAATTTCAGCCTTGATTTTAACAGCCAAAACAAAGACGGCACAAACTCAAATTTAAGCTTTCAATCAGATCAAAGCGGAAGCTTATTTGTAAGGAATTTGGGTTTAAATGCTAATGTAAATTTAAGCTCAGTGCTTAATTTTCTCTCACAAAATGGACAAACAAAAGTGCTTTCAAATCCAAAGCTTGTCGCCCTAAACAATCA is drawn from Campylobacter sp. MIT 12-8780 and contains these coding sequences:
- the mshL gene encoding pilus (MSHA type) biogenesis protein MshL, producing the protein MLQSHLNACSKRLFDLSVLEEVSTEEILEELALECSFSIIFADESARDKINLLQKNIYIKQMSLDEIFHTLIKEQNLHFDFNGKILKISSFKTQTFKLSYITSIREGQSVTKASVDSRSKQNDFGGIEANTEDNVVKSLERFDFWQDIEVQLANLLELEKENKAIIINANTGLITITGTPSQLLRAKQYIDTLRARLKKQVIIDVSIIAVSLNETHSSGINWQNFSLDFNSQNKDGTNSNLSFQSDQSGSLFVRNLGLNANVNLSSVLNFLSQNGQTKVLSNPKLVALNNQQAIISVGDTINYQVKESSKSTESGTTVSEVFNNYSIFVGILLNILPEISDDNKIMLRINPSLSSFKYPQDSRRQDTPRSIAPDTIQKKLSTVVQMDNNQTLILGGLISHDELSDENSVSFLSSIPLLGALFRSENQGRQTSEIVFIITPRIIESSSSPSLKDLGYSL
- the nifJ gene encoding pyruvate:ferredoxin (flavodoxin) oxidoreductase, which translates into the protein MAKKMKTMDGNEAAAYASYAFTEVAGIYPITPSSPMADHVDAWAAAGKKNLFGTPVKVVEMQSEAGAAGTVHGSLQAGALTTTFTASQGLLLKIPNMYKIAGQLLPCVIHVAARSIASQALSIFGDHQDVYAARQTGFAMLCSHSVQETMDLAGLAHLAAIKGRVPFMHFFDGFRTSHEIQKIELMDYADFDRLLDKDAVREFKNSCLTPENPKTRGTAQNDDIYFQTRELSNRFYDALPDVVNEYMVEFSKITGREYKPFVYYGAPDAERIVIAMGSVTQTLEQVVDYLNKKGEKVGLLKVYLYRPFSLKYFFNVMPKSVKKIAVLDRTKEPGSLGEPLYLDVRAAFYDKENAPLIVGGRYGLSSKDVNPAQMFAVFENLNQKEPKNNFTVGIVDDVTHTSLEVKDNISLSNDSTTECLFYGLGADGTVGANKNSIKIIGDNTDFYAQAYFAYDSKKSGGYTRSHLRFSKKPIRSTYLVTTPHFVACSVAAYLETYEVLEGIRENGTFLLNSIWSEKETIEHIPNKVKKILAEKKINFYIINATKLARDIGLGNRTNTIMQSAFFKLTNIIPFEQAQKHMKELAYKTYGKKGDAIVEMNYKAIDVGADGLVKVNVDPAWANLQDESKELVHAYKGTEFVEKIARPMERARGNDLPVSAFLGYEDAHFESGTTEFEKRGVGVMVPRWIEKNCIQCNQCASVCPHAVIRPFLINDNELSLAPQGVKDHHLEAKGTKGEKLQFKIQVSPLDCTGCELCVHECPSKEKSLVMVPLEEEIDFGEQENADYLFKQITYKDEVMAKENVKGAQFSQPLFEFHGACPGCGETPYITLVTRLFGERMIIANATGCSSIYGGSAPSTPYRKSVKNGHGPAWGNSLFEDNAEFGFGMKVATEAVRHRIETIMNDNMSSVPNALSALFKEWIANKDSSAKTLEIRDKLVPILEQNKDNKVAAEILDIKHFLTKKSHWIFGGDGWAYDIGYGGLDHVLASGENVNVLVLDTEVYSNTGGQSSKSTHTGAVAQFAAAGKPVQKKDLGQIAMTYGYIFVAQVNSNANYNHLIRALMAAEAYDGPSLVICYSPCIAHGIKGGLGNSGDQGELATKCGYWPLYTFDPRLQDEGKNPLKLEGKAPDWDLYESFLLNEVRYNSLKKSSPEHAAELYAKNKADAQRRYRQLKRFAAADFSDELGQNHGKD